In Diabrotica undecimpunctata isolate CICGRU chromosome 4, icDiaUnde3, whole genome shotgun sequence, a single genomic region encodes these proteins:
- the LOC140440011 gene encoding putative inorganic phosphate cotransporter produces the protein MKISVSNLIPQRYVLGLMGFFATFTNYTLMVVLNIAITQMVPALHTRGDPNTCATIKVNNTLLGQLEHKKETYDWNESTKGIILSAYFWGYIFTHIPGGMLAERFGGKHTLLIGILVASVITFITPWLTVTSNGDWKVVTALRFLIGFSQGPSHPAINSLLSKWVPLSERAKLGTLVFSGSLIGTILTNLVSGALIKATGNWSSCFYFFGSGGVIWCILWQLLCYSEPSTHPFITEKELEYLKTKIDSVAKKRQPTPWKAIWTSPPIWALVAAQLGHDWGFFTLLTDLPTYMSDVLKFSIVDNGIWNSIPYLVMWICSMFSGWLCDFLITRKYLKISFARKLFTIISSMGPSVFSMAASYSGCDKNLTVTMFTLAMAFKATFYCGFKVNALDLAPNYAGIVMAVVNGLGAIAGGIAPFLAGALTENHTLLEWRTVFWMTFGCYTITTIIYCIWGTAEIQPWNDPEKYKMMKKFSNTSSNFTNDDIQTTEKTENV, from the exons caAACCTTATACCCCAGCGGTACGTTTTAGGACTTATGGGGTTCTTTGCCACATTTACAAATTACACCCTGATGGTGGTACTGAATATTGCGATAACACAGATGGTACCAGCATTACATACTCGTGGTGATCCTAATACATGTGCCACAATAAAAGTGAACAATACCCTTTTGGGTCAGTTAGAA CACAAAAAAGAAACATACGATTGGAACGAAAGTACCAAAGGGATCATTCTCAGTGCTTACTTTTGGGGTTATATATTTACCCATATACCAGGAGGAATGCTAGCAGAACGATTTGGAGGAAAGCATACTCTTTTAATTGGAATTCTAGTAGCTTCAGTAATCACATTTATCACCCCTTGGTTGACAGTTACATCCAACGGTGACTGGAAAGTTGTGACAGCTTTGAGATTCTTAATTGGATTTTCACAG GGGCCAAGCCACCCGGCAATTAATTCGCTTCTGTCAAAATGGGTACCGTTGTCAGAAAGAGCAAAATTGGGGACGTTGGTATTTTCAGGATCTTTAATTG GAACAATACTAACCAATCTAGTGAGTGGTGCTTTAATAAAGGCAACAGGTAACTGGAGTTCATGCTTCTACTTCTTCGGTAGCGGAGGGGTTATATGGTGTATTTTATGGCAACTTCTGTGCTATTCAGAACCAAGCACGCATCCATTTATAACTGAAAAAGAACTCGAATATTTAAAAACCAAAATAG ATTCAGTTGCAAAAAAGAGACAACCTACTCCATGGAAGGCGATCTGGACATCCCCACCGATATGGGCCTTGGTGGCAGCACAATTAGGTCACGATTGGGGATTTTTCACGTTGCTCACTGATCTACCTACTTATATGAGCGACGTTTTAAAATTTAGTATTGTGGATAATGGAATCTGGAATTCGATTCCCTATCTGGTAATGTGGATCTGTTCAATGTTCTCAGGATGGTTGTGTGACTTTCTTATTACTAGGAAATATTTGAAAATTAGTTTCGCGAGAAAATTGTTTACCATAATCT cttCTATGGGACCTTCAGTATTTTCAATGGCTGCCTCCTACTCTGGATGTGACAAAAATCTAACTGTTACCATGTTTACCTTAGCCATGGCTTTCAAAGCAACCTTTTATTGCGGTTTTAAAGTAAATGCATTAGATCTTGCGCCAAACTATGCAGGAATTGTTATGGCAGTTGTTAACGGCTTGGGAGCTATAGCAGGTGGAATAGCACCATTTTTGGCAGGAGCTCTAACAGAAAAT CATACATTATTGGAATGGAGAACTGTATTTTGGATGACGTTTGGCTGTTATACCATTACAACAATTATCTATTGCATATGGGGCACTGCTGAAATACAACCATGGAATGATCCTGAAAAATATAAGATGATGAAGAAATTTTCAAATACTAGTTCCAATTTCACAAATGATGATATTCAGACAACAGAAAAAACGGAAAATGTATAA